A region from the Cryptosporangium arvum DSM 44712 genome encodes:
- a CDS encoding pirin family protein encodes MHQQVDVRPSASRNRAGSAWLESKRSFSFGAHYDPGNTHHGVLVVHNEDVVQPGTGFDTHPHRDMEIVTWVLEGSLVHEDSAGHAGVIYPGLAQRMSAGSGIRHSEKNDSARPVRFVQAWVLPDTPGIEPGYEQRDIGDELQHGRLVPVASGRPGHSAAIRIAQRDAALHVARLTPGESVLLPDAPFVHLFVARGGVELESTGSLTSGDAARVTGVGGQRVTASGATEILVWEMHATPAA; translated from the coding sequence ATGCACCAACAGGTCGACGTGCGTCCGTCCGCATCCCGGAACCGGGCCGGCAGTGCGTGGCTGGAGTCGAAACGATCGTTCTCGTTCGGCGCGCACTACGACCCCGGCAATACCCATCACGGCGTGCTCGTCGTCCACAACGAGGACGTCGTCCAGCCCGGCACCGGCTTCGACACCCATCCGCACCGCGACATGGAAATCGTGACGTGGGTGCTGGAGGGGTCGCTGGTGCACGAGGACTCCGCCGGCCACGCCGGCGTGATCTACCCCGGCCTGGCCCAGCGGATGAGCGCCGGTAGCGGCATCCGGCACTCGGAGAAGAACGATTCCGCGCGGCCCGTGCGCTTCGTGCAGGCCTGGGTGCTGCCCGACACCCCGGGGATCGAGCCCGGGTACGAACAGCGCGACATCGGCGACGAGCTGCAGCACGGCCGGCTGGTCCCGGTGGCGTCCGGTCGCCCTGGGCACTCCGCCGCGATCCGGATCGCACAGCGGGACGCCGCGCTGCACGTGGCCCGGCTGACGCCGGGCGAGTCCGTGCTCCTGCCCGACGCGCCGTTCGTGCACCTGTTCGTCGCCCGCGGCGGGGTGGAGCTCGAGAGCACCGGTTCGCTCACCAGCGGCGACGCCGCACGGGTCACCGGGGTCGGCGGCCAGCGTGTCACCGCGAGCGGCGCAACCGAGATACTCGTGTGGGAGATGCACGCGACGCCCGCCGCCTGA
- the fgd gene encoding glucose-6-phosphate dehydrogenase (coenzyme-F420): MLKFGYKASAEQFGPRELLDYAVHAEKVGFDSVWVSDHLQPWRHDGGHAPNAIAWLGALGASTERVQMGTSVLTPTFRYHPGLIAQVFATLGLLYPERVILGVGSGESMNEVPLGVEWPDNKERFARLKEAIEIIKLLWSEDRVDYQGQFWSLDKATIYDKPSTPVPLYVAGSGPAATRMAGRIGDGYITTSGKAPELYTDKLLPALNEGAEKAGRDVKNLDLMIEVKVSFDPDRAKALEDTRFWGALALKPEEKSDVEDPIEMQRLADALPTERTASRFIVSDEPEEHVAAIKRYIDLGFTHLVFHAPGPDQARFLDLYGERILPLLRKQG; encoded by the coding sequence GTGCTGAAGTTCGGGTACAAGGCGTCGGCGGAGCAGTTCGGTCCGCGTGAGTTGCTCGACTACGCCGTCCACGCCGAGAAGGTCGGCTTCGATTCGGTCTGGGTCTCCGACCACCTCCAGCCGTGGCGTCACGACGGGGGCCACGCGCCCAACGCGATCGCCTGGCTCGGTGCGCTCGGTGCGAGCACCGAGCGGGTGCAGATGGGCACCAGCGTGCTGACCCCGACGTTCCGCTACCACCCGGGCCTGATCGCGCAGGTCTTCGCGACGCTCGGGCTGCTCTACCCGGAGCGGGTGATCCTCGGGGTCGGCTCGGGTGAGTCGATGAACGAGGTGCCGCTCGGCGTCGAGTGGCCGGACAACAAGGAGCGGTTCGCCCGGCTCAAGGAAGCCATCGAGATCATCAAGCTGCTCTGGTCGGAAGACCGGGTCGACTACCAGGGCCAGTTCTGGAGCCTCGACAAGGCGACGATCTACGACAAGCCGTCGACGCCGGTGCCGCTCTACGTCGCCGGGTCCGGCCCGGCGGCGACGCGGATGGCCGGGCGGATCGGCGACGGGTACATCACGACGTCGGGCAAGGCGCCCGAGCTTTACACCGACAAGCTGCTCCCGGCCCTGAACGAGGGCGCGGAGAAGGCCGGCCGTGACGTCAAGAACCTGGATCTGATGATCGAGGTGAAGGTCTCGTTCGACCCGGATCGCGCGAAGGCGCTGGAGGACACCCGGTTCTGGGGCGCGCTGGCGCTGAAGCCGGAGGAGAAGAGCGACGTCGAGGACCCGATCGAGATGCAGCGGCTGGCCGACGCGCTGCCCACCGAGCGCACCGCGTCGCGGTTCATCGTCTCGGACGAGCCGGAGGAGCACGTCGCGGCGATCAAGCGCTACATCGACCTGGGCTTCACCCACCTCGTCTTCCACGCGCCCGGCCCCGACCAGGCGCGTTTCCTCGATCTGTACGGCGAGAGGATCCTCCCGCTCCTGCGTAAGCAGGGCTGA
- a CDS encoding fatty acyl-AMP ligase has translation MPPDRMSPLSTHLAHWARSTPELPALTFLDYASNPDGVARSLTWAQLDERVSTVAARLQRTVRRGERVALMTPSGLDYVAGFLGALRAGAVAVPLFPPDLPGHEERLAGALADCEPACVVTTSAASAGVRAFLAALDLAPDVVDIDLVRGPEACEPVDVDLDEVAYLQYTSGSTREPSGVMISHRNVVANSHQGFALYGVEPGRSTLISWLPLYHDMGLVLTACGGIVYGVPAVFTDPVAFLVRPVRWLELLSRYPGGITAAPNFAFDYCASRITPGERADLRLENADLIINAAEPVSADTLDRFAATFAPHGLRPDVLSGAYGLAEATVLVTCWSYEEPYRVRTLDVGGDRRMVACGYADNPEGARLAIVDPSSGVRCADGQVGEIWVTGPNVALGYWKRPDADAFGASLDGRPWLRTGDLGVLVDGELYVTGRIKDLIVVDGRNHYPQDVEATVESADPVVGRHRVAAFPVPVADGEGLVVVAEVSRHATAWVTSSVASAIRSAVSSRHGVSVHDVVLVVPNDVPRTSSGKIARFATRERYLDGSLVVAR, from the coding sequence ATGCCCCCCGATCGGATGTCGCCGCTGTCCACGCATCTGGCCCACTGGGCCCGGAGCACCCCCGAACTGCCGGCGTTGACGTTCCTCGACTACGCGTCCAACCCGGACGGTGTCGCCCGTTCGCTCACCTGGGCGCAGCTCGACGAGCGGGTCTCCACGGTCGCCGCGCGTCTGCAGCGGACGGTGCGACGCGGCGAACGGGTCGCGCTGATGACCCCGTCGGGCCTCGACTACGTGGCCGGGTTCCTGGGCGCACTGCGTGCCGGGGCGGTCGCCGTGCCGCTGTTCCCGCCGGACCTGCCCGGTCACGAGGAGCGGCTCGCCGGGGCGCTCGCCGACTGCGAGCCCGCGTGCGTGGTCACGACGTCGGCCGCGTCGGCGGGGGTGCGAGCGTTCCTGGCCGCGCTCGACCTCGCGCCCGACGTCGTCGACATCGATCTCGTGCGTGGACCGGAAGCCTGCGAGCCGGTCGACGTCGACCTCGACGAAGTGGCGTATCTGCAGTACACGTCGGGTTCCACGCGGGAGCCGTCCGGCGTGATGATCAGCCACCGCAACGTGGTGGCCAACAGCCACCAGGGCTTCGCGCTCTACGGCGTCGAACCCGGGCGGTCGACGCTGATCAGCTGGTTACCGCTGTACCACGACATGGGCCTTGTGCTCACCGCGTGCGGGGGGATCGTCTACGGCGTCCCGGCCGTGTTCACCGACCCGGTCGCGTTCCTGGTGCGTCCGGTGCGCTGGCTCGAGCTGCTGTCGCGGTATCCGGGCGGCATCACGGCCGCGCCGAACTTCGCGTTCGACTACTGCGCTTCGCGAATCACGCCGGGGGAGCGCGCCGACCTCCGGCTCGAGAACGCGGACCTGATCATCAACGCGGCGGAACCGGTGTCGGCGGACACGCTCGACCGGTTCGCGGCGACGTTCGCTCCGCACGGGCTGCGTCCGGACGTGCTCTCGGGCGCGTACGGGCTCGCCGAGGCGACCGTGCTCGTGACGTGCTGGTCCTACGAGGAGCCGTACCGCGTGCGGACGCTCGACGTGGGCGGCGACCGGCGAATGGTGGCGTGCGGGTACGCCGACAACCCCGAGGGGGCCCGGCTGGCGATCGTCGATCCGTCGTCGGGCGTCCGGTGCGCGGATGGGCAGGTCGGCGAGATCTGGGTGACCGGGCCCAACGTCGCCCTGGGCTACTGGAAACGACCGGATGCCGACGCGTTCGGCGCGTCGCTGGACGGCCGGCCCTGGCTGCGCACGGGTGACCTGGGCGTGCTCGTCGACGGGGAGCTGTACGTCACCGGCCGGATCAAGGACCTGATCGTCGTCGACGGGCGCAACCACTACCCGCAGGACGTCGAGGCCACGGTGGAGAGCGCGGACCCGGTCGTCGGGCGGCACCGGGTGGCCGCGTTCCCGGTACCGGTGGCCGACGGCGAAGGGCTGGTGGTGGTCGCGGAGGTGTCCCGGCACGCGACGGCGTGGGTCACCTCCTCGGTGGCCTCCGCGATCCGTTCGGCGGTCTCGTCGCGGCACGGGGTGTCGGTGCACGACGTCGTGCTCGTGGTGCCGAACGACGTGCCGCGGACGTCGAGCGGCAAGATCGCCCGGTTCGCCACCCGGGAGAGGTACCTGGACGGCTCGCTGGTGGTCGCTCGATGA
- a CDS encoding YceI family protein, protein MTAPAFTLTDLTGEYTLDPTHTRIGFVARHAMVTKVRGSFNEFEGSAVVDGDNPEKSSAKVTIKTASIDTRNEQRDGHLRTNDFLDPETYPEITFVTTAVQAVDADNYEVTGDLTIKGVTKSLTIPFAFEGAAKDPFGNVRIGFEGSVTINRQDFGITWNAALETGGVLVSDKITLEFEVSAIKNA, encoded by the coding sequence ATGACCGCCCCTGCCTTCACCCTGACCGACCTGACCGGCGAGTACACGCTCGACCCGACGCACACCCGGATCGGCTTCGTCGCCCGGCACGCGATGGTCACCAAGGTCCGCGGCTCGTTCAACGAGTTCGAGGGCTCGGCCGTCGTCGACGGTGACAACCCGGAGAAGTCGTCGGCCAAGGTCACGATCAAGACCGCGAGCATCGACACCCGCAACGAGCAGCGCGACGGTCACCTGCGCACGAACGACTTCCTCGACCCGGAGACCTACCCGGAGATCACGTTCGTCACGACCGCCGTCCAGGCCGTCGACGCCGACAACTACGAGGTGACCGGCGACCTGACGATCAAGGGCGTGACGAAGTCCCTCACGATCCCGTTCGCGTTCGAGGGCGCCGCGAAGGACCCGTTCGGCAACGTCCGGATCGGCTTCGAGGGCTCGGTCACGATCAACCGTCAGGACTTCGGCATCACCTGGAACGCCGCGCTCGAGACCGGTGGCGTGCTCGTCAGCGACAAGATCACGCTGGAGTTCGAGGTCTCGGCGATCAAGAACGCCTGA
- a CDS encoding MarR family winged helix-turn-helix transcriptional regulator, translating into MTDPRWLDADEQRAWRRYLRMHAELTTRLARQLQSESDLSLADFEVLVNLTDVPEGRIRVTELAKSLQWEKSRLSHHFSRMEKRGLVVREDCPSDARGAFVVLTPHGRATIEAAAPGHVETVRSLMFDGLTDEQVDALESIADVVLDRIERADAGALRSAPPGAAGA; encoded by the coding sequence ATGACCGACCCCCGGTGGCTCGACGCCGACGAACAGCGGGCTTGGCGCCGGTATTTGCGCATGCACGCCGAGCTCACGACCCGGCTGGCACGCCAGCTCCAATCCGAGTCCGACCTCTCGCTCGCCGACTTCGAGGTCCTGGTGAACCTCACCGACGTGCCCGAGGGGCGGATCCGCGTCACGGAACTGGCCAAGTCGCTCCAGTGGGAGAAGAGCCGTCTGTCTCATCACTTTTCGCGCATGGAGAAGCGCGGTTTAGTAGTTCGCGAAGATTGTCCGAGTGATGCTCGCGGCGCGTTCGTCGTCCTCACCCCGCACGGCCGGGCGACGATCGAGGCCGCTGCCCCCGGGCACGTGGAGACCGTACGCAGCCTGATGTTCGACGGTCTGACCGACGAGCAGGTCGACGCCCTCGAATCCATCGCCGACGTCGTTCTCGATCGCATCGAGCGCGCCGACGCCGGCGCCCTGCGTTCTGCGCCACCCGGAGCCGCCGGGGCATGA
- the fxsT gene encoding FxSxx-COOH system tetratricopeptide repeat protein gives MSDARRRFVISHVGRDRPWAEWIAARLADAGAPGSVEVRLAGWRWDTGQPLTEALRSCFLDAEAPVERAVLLFSASLLEASEYVDDTKADLSLLGKVVPVRVEPVALPEPWSGVSGPTLYDAPPAAAADRVVAAVLGRSAAPAPPRLPGYRPDVWNVPARDGVFVGRDDALIGLRTALSADGRVAVEGRFGMGGVGKTRLALEYAHRFGADYDLVWWIPADRPVLVGDQFAALAVRLGLVGPATDTGTAATVARTYLRRNTKWLVVFDNAESAEALAPWLPGGDGHTIITSRTSGWAPVASTLEVDLFSRAESIQLLRSHDPGLSGMEAGRLAPVLGDLPLAAVLAAGYLVETDTRPGDYLTELAQHVAHVLDEQRSVNYPHALAGAISTVTSWLANRDPVALALVRVCAFLAPRPIPVGLLGLADPNLSDEVDRWFRTHPLAALEGIADGSGLLERSVDRLQRLGLVHVERRSQFGIAIEDPLNGAHGVVALHRLVAALLRDQLGADRREAVRAHVDGLLAAADPGDPTDPRRWPAWAQLLPHLYAADPAHSDHSGLRASAVSAARVLLSRGDVRSARDLADQLHRRWRDRLGPDDEDTLRAARCLAQTLRTLGRFEAAQELDADRLRRRREALGEDHSDSLSAATDLADDAWGLGDVGLARRLDEEILARRRRVLGESHPSAIESARRLARDLAALGEAKRAEELRTWVEHTETTRRDAG, from the coding sequence GTGAGCGACGCGCGTCGGCGATTCGTGATCTCGCACGTCGGCCGGGATCGGCCGTGGGCGGAGTGGATCGCGGCCCGACTCGCGGACGCCGGAGCGCCCGGGAGCGTCGAAGTCCGGCTGGCCGGGTGGCGATGGGACACCGGCCAGCCGTTGACCGAGGCCCTGCGCAGCTGCTTCCTCGACGCCGAGGCGCCGGTCGAGCGGGCCGTGCTGCTGTTCTCGGCCTCGCTGCTGGAGGCCTCCGAGTACGTCGACGACACGAAAGCCGATCTGTCGCTGCTCGGCAAGGTCGTCCCGGTGCGGGTGGAGCCCGTCGCGCTGCCGGAGCCGTGGTCGGGCGTCAGCGGGCCGACCCTCTACGACGCCCCGCCCGCGGCCGCCGCCGACCGGGTGGTCGCGGCCGTGCTCGGGCGTTCGGCGGCGCCAGCCCCGCCCCGGCTGCCGGGGTACCGGCCCGACGTGTGGAACGTCCCCGCGCGCGACGGTGTGTTCGTCGGGCGCGACGACGCGTTGATCGGTCTTCGTACGGCGCTGAGCGCGGACGGGCGCGTCGCGGTCGAGGGGCGGTTCGGGATGGGCGGGGTCGGCAAGACCCGGCTCGCGCTGGAGTACGCGCACCGGTTCGGGGCCGACTACGACCTGGTCTGGTGGATCCCGGCCGACCGCCCGGTGCTGGTCGGCGACCAGTTCGCGGCGCTGGCGGTCCGTCTGGGCCTGGTCGGCCCGGCGACCGACACCGGCACCGCGGCCACCGTGGCGCGCACGTACCTGCGTCGCAACACCAAGTGGCTGGTGGTGTTCGACAACGCGGAGTCCGCGGAGGCGCTGGCGCCGTGGCTGCCCGGCGGGGACGGTCACACGATCATCACCTCGCGCACCTCGGGGTGGGCGCCGGTCGCGTCGACGCTCGAAGTCGACCTGTTCAGCCGGGCCGAGTCGATCCAGTTGCTGCGCAGCCACGACCCGGGGCTGAGCGGGATGGAGGCCGGTCGGCTGGCTCCGGTGCTCGGTGACCTGCCGCTGGCCGCCGTGCTCGCGGCCGGCTACCTGGTGGAGACCGACACCCGGCCCGGCGACTACCTCACCGAGCTCGCCCAGCACGTCGCGCACGTGCTCGACGAGCAGCGGTCGGTCAACTATCCGCACGCGCTGGCCGGCGCGATCTCGACCGTGACGAGCTGGCTGGCCAACCGCGACCCGGTCGCGCTGGCGCTGGTACGGGTCTGCGCGTTCCTCGCGCCGCGGCCGATCCCCGTCGGCCTGCTCGGCCTCGCCGATCCGAACCTGTCCGACGAGGTGGACCGCTGGTTCCGCACGCATCCGCTGGCCGCCCTCGAAGGCATCGCCGACGGCAGCGGCCTGCTCGAACGGAGCGTCGACCGGCTGCAGCGGCTCGGGCTGGTCCACGTGGAACGGCGCAGCCAGTTCGGGATCGCGATCGAGGATCCGCTCAACGGCGCGCACGGCGTGGTGGCGCTGCACCGGCTGGTCGCCGCGCTCCTGCGTGACCAGCTCGGGGCCGACCGCCGGGAAGCGGTCCGCGCCCACGTCGACGGTCTGCTCGCCGCGGCCGACCCGGGCGACCCCACCGACCCGCGGCGCTGGCCCGCCTGGGCGCAGCTGCTCCCGCACCTCTACGCGGCCGACCCGGCGCACTCCGACCACAGCGGACTGCGCGCGAGCGCGGTCTCGGCGGCGCGGGTGCTGCTCTCCCGCGGCGACGTCCGGTCGGCCCGCGACCTGGCCGACCAGCTGCACCGCCGCTGGCGCGACCGGCTCGGCCCCGACGACGAGGACACCCTGCGCGCCGCGCGCTGCCTGGCGCAGACCCTGCGGACGCTCGGCCGGTTCGAGGCCGCGCAGGAACTCGACGCCGACCGGCTGCGCCGCCGCCGCGAGGCGCTCGGCGAGGACCACTCCGACAGCCTGTCGGCCGCCACCGATCTCGCCGACGACGCGTGGGGGCTCGGCGACGTCGGTCTCGCGCGCCGGCTCGACGAGGAGATCCTCGCGCGCCGCCGCCGGGTGCTCGGCGAGTCGCATCCCAGCGCGATCGAGTCCGCGCGCCGGCTCGCGCGTGACCTCGCCGCGCTGGGTGAGGCGAAACGAGCCGAAGAGTTGCGCACCTGGGTGGAACACACCGAGACCACGCGTCGCGACGCCGGCTGA